In Labrus bergylta chromosome 1, fLabBer1.1, whole genome shotgun sequence, one genomic interval encodes:
- the LOC110005551 gene encoding mitochondrial glycine transporter B-like, with amino-acid sequence MCASSCVFLSQSFVRCIPGVGIYFSTFYSLKQHFFLDQAPNAGEAVLLGAGARTVAGVSMLPFTVIKTRFESGCYNYVSVAGALRSVYETEGLRALFSGLTATLLRDAPFSGIYVMFYSQAKKTLPQEVASSAYAPLVNFGCGMVAGVMASLVTQPADVVKTHIQISPSHWSMADAIRYIYKENGVAGFFRGAVPRSLRRTLMAAMAWTVYEQLMARMGLKS; translated from the exons ATGTGtgcttcttcttgtgtttttctctcacagTCGTTTGTGCGCTGCATCCCCGGGGTGGGGATCTACTTCAGCACCTTCTACTCCCTGAAGCAGCACTTCTTCCTGGACCAGGCGCCCAACGCCGGGGAGGCCGTTCTGCTCGGAGCGGGCGCCAGAACCGTGGCCGGCGTCTCCATGCTGCCGTTCACTGTCATCAAGACCCGCTTTGAG AGCGGCTGTTACAACTACGTGAGCGTGGCCGGCGCCCTGAGGAGCGTGTACGAGACGGAGGGACTCAGGGCTCTGTTCTCGGGCCTGACCGCAACGCTGCTCCGGGACGCTCCGTTCTCCGGCATCTACGTCATGTTCTACAGCCAGGCCAAGAAGACGCTGCCTCAAG AGGTCGCTTCGTCGGCCTACGCCCCGCTGGTCAACTTCGGCTGTGGGATGGTTGCCGGCGTCATGGCGTCATTGGTCACACAGCCTGCAGACGTGGTGAAGACCCACATTCAGATCAGCCCGTCCCACTGGAGCATGGCGGACGCTATCCGCTACATCTACAAG GAGAACGGCGTGGCTGGGTTTTTCCGCGGGGCCGTACCCAGGTCTCTGCGACGCACTCTCATGGCCGCCATGGCTTGGACTGTCTACGAACAGCTGATGGCTCGAATGGGCCTCAAATCCTGA